In Sphingomonas oryzagri, the genomic stretch GATCGCAAGGTGGAGAAGGCGGGCCAGCCGCTCGCCCCCGAAGCGCCGCTGGAGGTGAAGGGCAAGGACCATCCCTGGGTCTCGCGCGGCGGGCTCAAGCTCGATCACGCGCTCACCCATTTCGGCTGGGAGGTGACCGGCGCGACTGCGATCGACGTCGGCTCCTCGACCGGCGGCTTCACCGACGTGCTGCTGACCCGCGGCGCGGCGAAGGTCTATGCGGTGGATGTCGGCCACGGCCAGCTCGCCTGGAAGCTCCGCGAGGACGATCGCGTCGTCGTGCTGGAGCGTACCAACGCCCGCCACCTCACCGCCGAGCAGATCCCCGAGCCCGTCGACATCGTGGTCTGCGATGCAAGCTTCATCGCGCTGTCGAAGGTGCTGCCTGCCGCGCTCGATCTGGCCAAGCCCGGCGCGCGCCTCGCCGCGCTGATCAAACCACAGTTCGAGGCGGGCAAAGGGGAGGTCGGCAAGGGTGGCGTCGTGCGCGACTCGGCCGTCCACCAAAGGGTCTGCGACGACGTCGTGGCATGGCTCGGCACGATCGGCTGGGACGTGATCGGCGTCACGACCAGCCCGATCACCGGCCCGGAAGGCAATATCGAGTTTCTGGTGACCGCTATGAGACAGATGTCCAACAACGCCGGTTGACGCGCCGCAGCAACGCTTTACCTCGTTCCCCACATAGTTAACGGGGCGGGTACGGATGAGCGAGCTGGCATCACCGGGGCAGTTGCGGATGTCGTTCCTGCGCGTCGCGATGGTGACGGTGCCGTTGATCCTGTTCCTCGGTATCCTGTCCGGCGTGGCGGCCGGATCGGGATACGGCAATCCGTGGTTCGCTGCCCTCGCCAAGCCGGCCGCGATGCCGCCGGGCTGGGTGTTCCCCGTCGTGTGGACGCTGCTCTACATCCTGATCGGCTTCGCGCTGGCGATGATCCTGTGGGCGCGCGGGGCCAGCGGTCGGGGGATCGCGATCGGGCTGTTCGCGGCGCAGTTCGTGCTGAACCTCGCCTGGTCGCCGACCTTCTTCGCCGCGCACCGGATGGGCGCCGCCTTCGCCATCATCCTGCTGATGATCGTGCTGACCATCGCGACGACGCTCGCCTTCGCGCGCATCCGCTCGCGCGCGGCGCTGCTGATGCTGCCCTATCTGCTGTGGCTCTGCTTCGCGGCGTGGCTCAATCATTCGATCGAGGTGCTGAACCCGAACGCGGAAACGCTTGCGCCGGGGGCCGGGAGCACCCAAGTGCAGCTCTAATCCGGAGGGAATTAGAGTCATGCAGTCCGAAAACCGTTTCTTCGATGATTTCGCCAAGATGATGAACGGCCTCGCCGGCACCGTTGCTGGTGCGGGGCGCGAGGCCGAGGCGCAGATGCGCGAGAAGGCCAAGGGCTTCTTCGGCGGCATGGACTTCGTCAGCCGCGAGGAGTTCGACGCGGTGAAGGCCATGGCGGCGGCGGCCCGCGACGAGACCGATGTGCTGAAGGCGCGCCTCGATGCGCTGGAGGCCAAGTTGTCCACGACAAAGGCCGGCAAGGCCTGATTCCTCCACAGATTTCGTGGTGACGGCCCCTTGCCCGCCGAGTCCCGGCGCGGCACAGCTTGGCGCGCCCGGTGGGGTGGAGTAGGGGGCACGCCATGAATCTCGACGATCTCGAAGACGAACGCTCCGAGCCGTCGGCGCCGATCGACATGCTGGAAAGCTATTTCCAGGCGCATGGCTGGTCCTGCGAGCGGATGGGCGACGACGAGATCGTGGCGACCGTGCAGGGCAGCTGGACCCAGTATGAGCTGCGCGGCGTGTGGCGCCCGGAGGACCGCGTCCTGCAGTTCCTCTGCCTGCCCGATATCCGCGTGCCCGCCGACAAGCGCGGCGCGATCTACGAGACGATCGGTCTGATCAACGAGCAGCTGTGGCTCGGCCATTTCGAGCTGTGGGCGGCATCCGGCCTCGCGCTGTACCGCAACGCCACGCTGATCGAGGGCGAGGAGGGCAGCGTCCTCTCGCTCGATCAGGCCGAGACGCTGATCGAGACCGCGATCGACGAGTGCGAGCGCTTCTACCCGGTGTTCCAGTTCGTGCTGTGGGGCAACAAGGCACCTGCCGACGCGATCGCGTCCGCGCTGATCGAGACGCGGGGCGAGGCGTGATCGCCGGGGACGGGCCGATCTGGCTGGTTGGCGCCGGCAACATGGGTGGCGCGATGCTGCGCGGCTGGCTGGCGTCCGGCATCGATCCTGCGCGGATCAACGTGATCCGCCCGTCCGGCACGCCGATCGAGGGCGTCACGGTGCTGAAGGCGCCTCCGCCGGACGGTGAGGCGCCGGCGGTGCTGGTGCTGGCGATGAAGCCGCAGAAGCTCGACGAGGCCGTGCCTGCGCTGGCGCCGACGACGGGCGAGGGGACGCTGATCGTCTCCGTGCTGGCCGGAACCGAGGCGCCGTCGCTGGCGAAGCGCTTCCCCAATCATCGCGCGATCGTGCGCGTCATGCCCAACACGCCGTCTGCGATCGGCAAGGGCGTGATGCTGCTGCACGCCGCCGCCGGGGCGGACGCCTCCGCAAAGGCCGAGGCCGAGGCGCTGGTGCGGACGCTCGGCATCACCGAGTGGATCGATGACGAAGGTCTGTTCGGCCGGGCCTCGGTCCTGTCCGGGTGCGGGCCGGCATTCCTGTTCCGCTTCGTCGATGCGCTGGCGAAGGCCGGGGAGGCGCAGGGGCTGTCCGCCGATCAGGCCGCCCGGCTGGCGCTCGCCACGGTCGCGGGAGCGGCCGAACTCGCGGCAGGCGCGAACGAGACGCCGGCGCGACTGGCCGATCGTGTCGCCAGCCCCGGCGGCACGACGCGGGCCGGGCTGGATGTGATCGACCGCGATGCCGCGCTGGACCGGCTGATGGCGGACGTGCTGGCGGCATCCGCGCGCCGCAGCGAGGAAATGGCGGCGGCCGCTCGCTGAGCCGTCAGGTGTCGCCGCGCAGCTTGTGGAGCATCGGCCGCTCCGCCTGCGGCACCAATCCTTCGAGCACCAGCCAGAACCCTGCCACCGCCGCCGGCCCCGCATCGACATAGGCGGCGGACATCCGTGCGCGCAGCATCTCGAACAACTCGCTCTCCAGCGCCTTGCCGGCCGGGGTGAGCCGTAGCAGGCGCTGCCGCCGATCATCCCGGCCGACACGGGTCTCGATCAGGTCGCGCGCGGTGAGTTCGTTGATCACCCGACCGAGCGACTGCTTCGTGATGCCGAGCAGTTCGAGCAGGCGGCTGACCGTCAGGTCGGGCTGGCGGGCGACGAAGTAGAGCGCGCGATGATGCGCGCGGCCCAGCCCCTCGGCCTCAAGCCTGCGATCCACCGCCTCGAACAGCCGGCCATGGCCGAAATGAATGAGTTCTATCCCGCGCCGGATCTCGGCTTCGCGCAGGAACAGCGGGGAGGCGGGGCTTTGCGGCGGGGCCATGTCGCAGGCCTAGTCCGCTCTTCATCGCTTGCGCAAGCGATCGCATCGCATGGGCTTCCCTCCGGCCAGAACCCGCGCTAGGGACGCGCCTCCGCACTGGGGCGTCGCCAAGCGGTAAGGCACCGGTTTTTGGTACCGGCATTCGCAGGTTCGAATCCTGCCGCCCCAGCCATCATGCCATTCCAGTACGTTTTCAGAGCGCCTAGGACATTCCTCTGGGAAGCCTAAAATCGTCTGTTTTATCGACTTCGGTGGCCCATAGCGTCCCCGGCTCGTCCCTCGCGGCGCACTGTCCAGCAATGACATTCTGTGGGTGGATTTCGATCTCCGACCTCCGGTTACCCGCGGCAAAGTGGGTAGTTTTCGGGAGCGCGCGAAACCCTGCTGACGGATATCGCCCTGAAAGCCCTCAGGCCTAATTCGAAGACCGGCAACTTCAGGATGATAGTTTCTCCATCAACTATCCACATGTGAATATTTCGGAAAGATGCAATTACATGTGCTGCGATCTCATCGGATTTACCGGCCGTCCGTCGACACGCATTTCGTAATGGACATGGGGACCTGTCGATAATCCCGAAGATCCGACATAGCCAATGACCTGGCCTTTCTGGATGTGCTGACCGACCGCCACGTTTAGGCGGGACATATGCCCGAAGCGTATTTCGGTCCCTTGCCCATCGTCCATCGCGACCATCAGGCCATAGCCGCCGTTCCATGCGGCCCTGGTCACCGTGCCGTCCAGCGTCGCACTGATCGGCGTGCCCCATGGTGCGGCGAGATCGATACCGTCATGCTCGCGGCGGATCCCGAGGATAGGGTGGTCGCGCATACCGAATCCGCTGGTGAGTATCCCCGAAAGAGGCAGCCCGGAACGGATGGTCCCGAGCCTGCGGATGTCGGACCTGGATGCGGATATCGGCGCATCGGACACGATCGTTCGTGAAAAGCTGATCGGGTTGCCGACAATGCTGGCGGCCGGCCCGGTGGTAATCACTGCAGGCACCATGGCGGATGCCCGCGGGATCGTCTGCTGGCGAGCATGCGCTGTTGTCGGGTGCATGGTTATGATCAGGACGCCGTTTGCCCGGATGGGAGACGGCACGGCGGTTGCCGCGAGCGCACCAGCGGCAAGGATAGCGAAGTCGCCCTTGAATAATGGCTTCATGCTCCCCCCAAGCGATGCACTGTCCGTCCCGCCCGAAAGCTAGATGACCGGATAGCAGGCCGAGGTGCTCAGCGTGACGCTGACTGCCTTCAGGCCGGTGAACATGGAAAAGGTCCCGCTCGCAGACACCTGCTTGCCGCAGGCGGGCGCCGATGCGGTGAAGGCGAGCCCCGTAATGCCCGGACCCGTGAACCGGGCCTTGGCGTACGTATCGACGTTCGCGGTGGTGCAGGCTCCGGCAGCATTGACGGCGAGGCATCGCGCCGCTTGCTCGGTCACCGCGTGCAGGTTGATGAGCGCGCCCAGCATCATGCAGAGATAGAGGCTCGAAAAAATCGTCAGCAGGAATATCGGCAACACCAGTGCGAACTCGGCCGCCGTCGAGGCTGCATCGTCCCTGATCGCCGACCAGAGCCAGGATATCGCTTGGGGTGCCGGGCGTTTCATTTGAGGCGCATCCACGCGGTTTGCTGAATGGTTGCCGGAAGGGCGGCCGTGATCGCCAGGCCGGGCGCGAAGGGCGTATAGGTGTAACTGGTGGTGACGTTGATATAGTCGCCGGGCGCCGTGGTGCTGCCCGTGACGACCGATGAGCAGTTGGCGGGTGGCGTGGCGCTGACCGCCGCGACGGATACGAGCGTACCGGCCGTGTTCGCGCAATAATAGCCTTCGCCCGGTGACCCGACGATCGTGACGTTCGTGCCGAGCGTTGTGGCCTGTGCCGCCGCCGTCAGCTTCGTCGTGAGATTGGCATCGCAGTTGCCGGCGGGATAGGTCGCCGGATACTTGCCGGCGGCGACGCAGATGTTCCGTGCCGCGCCGGCCGCCGCTTCCGCCGCCAGCTCGGTCTGCATGCGCGAGAATATGTAGACGCCAAGATCCATGACGTTGAGCGAGACGTAGCCGAGGATCGGAAAGATCAGCGCCATTTCCGCCGCTGCAACCGCGCCGGCATCGCGCAGGAAGCGCTTCGCGAAGGCGAGGCGCGCATTGGATGCGCCGATCATGCGACGAGCCTCGTGGTCGTGGTGCTCGTCGAGGTCGGCAGAGTCGCACCGGCCGCCGAGCATCCCGTGTTGTTGGCGAAGATATTGGCGGTGCCGTTCACCAGGATGGTGTAGGCGATCAGCGCGAAGCAGGAGCTGCCGTTGGCATTCTTGTTGACCGCCCCGCTGAACGTGAGGTTCGCCTTGGGCAGATAGACCACGCCGGTGAGGTTCCAGGTCGGCGCGTTACCAGCGTAGGTGAAATCGACGCCGCTGGTCAGGCTGGGATCCTGGTACATGGCGATGCCCGACCATGTGCCGGATGTGGGGGCCTGGATGCTGAGCGTGCCCGCCCCGCCATTGTCCGCAGGATAGTGGCTGTAGCTGCCGCCCGTTCCCGAGAATATGATCGTCGCGGTCGCGCCCGATGCGGTCGAGATCGTGTATCCGTTGGTGTCGAGCATTCCGTTCTCGATCACGATCGTGGTACTCGATCCGGTGAGCGTCACGTTACCGGTCAGTTGTTGGTCGCCGCATAGCTGCTTGTTCCCGGTCCAGGCGTAGGAACCGGAAAGCTGATTGGACGACGCGACGGTCCACTTGCCCCCCGATTTCGTTTCCTGCGGATAGGACGAGCAGGTGTTGGGCGGTATCTTCGAAGCAAGACCGCTATAGGGATCGGCGGGTATCGGAACGCCGGATGTCTGAGTGACGCCGCATCCGCTGTTCGTGCCGTGCGCGTCGCCGTAGGTTGCGCCCAGATTGTGGCCGGTGCAGGTCGAATCGCCGTTCGACATGATCGAACAGCCGTTCAGATCGGGCTTCGGACCGCCGTTGCTCCGGAACGACGTGGTTGCCGTCGAGAGCGACCAGACGCAATAACTGTGTCCGACCGCGGATGAGGTGGCCGCGATCGCCGCGACCGGGATGGTCTGGCCGTATCCCGAGCCGTAAGTGGCGTTCCCCTTGAAACCGACGAGGGCGGAAAGGCTGATGGGAACCACGGTGGAGAGGCTGGCCTGATAACAGGTCGAACCCGTCGGCGCGCCGGCGGGGCACGTCACGACGGCGGTCTGGACGGAGGCGTGATTGGTTCCGTTGACATAGCCGAACTTGGCCGCAGTCGCCGCCGCTTCCGCCTTGTAGCCGCCGGTCGTGTTGTTGATCGCGGCCGAAATCGCCGCCGCATCGGCGGCGTTCTGCATAGAGCGCAGGAAATAATACCATTGCCCCTGCTCGACGGCGATCGCGATCGCGCCGGACAAGGGCAGCAGCATGATCGCCATGATCGGGCTGATCGCGGCACCGTCGTGGCGCATCCGGCGGAAGGCCGCCTTCAGCGCTCCCCAAGCCGATCGCATCATGTGCATCCTCCTGTGCCCACGTCGAACGCTTTCACTGCCAGAGCAGAACGATCAGACCGCCAGCGGCGATCGCCACGCCATAGGGAAGGCCGGCGCTCTTGCCGTTCTGTCGGAAAGGTTTGCCCGCCAGCCGCCGGGCGGTGAACCAGATCACGAGCAGCACCAGCCCGCTCAGGCTGACGGTCGCGAAGAGCAGCATGCCCAGCTTCAGGCCGAACCATGCCGCGACGGCCGCGTAGAATTTGGCGTCCCCGCCACCGATCCCGCCGAGTGCGAAAAGCCCCATGCCGATCACGAGCGCGATCAGCGCGTGCAGCAGGTGCGAGCCGAGTTCCGACAGCCCACCCAGATGCCAGGCGTAGGCGAGGCCGAACGCGAACGTCGCCGCGCACAGGCTGTTGGGGATACGCCGCCACCAGATGTCGGTGCCGCTCGCGGTCAGCCCGGCGAGGATGAGGATGGCCTCGAACAGCGGTGTCAGCGTGAGCGTCACTGGCCGCCCCCCGAGTGATTGCTCGCCGGGTGCGGCGCCGGAGCCTGCGCGGCGGAGGTGCCGTCATGCCCGGCCGGGCTGGTCGTTCCCGCAACGATCGCGACGATGCGGATCATCGAAGTGTCGGAGTTGAGCGCGACGTCGGTCGGCCGATAGCGCGGAGCCGCCTGCATCGGCGCGGTCACGATATGGACCTCGGTACGCGAGATGCGTTGCAACCGGCTGCCGTCGGCCTGCACGGCGGTGGCCTTCTGCGCCGCTACCATGCGATCCGCCATCGCCTTGGCCCGTGCGCGCTGTGCCTCCACGAAGGATTGCGCCTGCATCAGCATCGCCAGATTGTCCCGATACCGGGGATCGTCCGGCGCCTGGGCGGCCGCCTGCTGGAAATAGGCCTGCGCCAGATCGAGACGATCGAGACGCGCATAGGCCACGCCGAGGCCATTGAGCGCCGGTGGAAGCGGCTCGCCCGCATTCATCGCGTCGCGGAAGGATGCGATCGCGGTGGCGAGATCGCCTGCATCGAGCGCCGCGCGCCCGGCCTGCGTCTTCTGATCGGTCGTCGCCACCTGGGGGCCGAGCGGACGGACCTGGATATGCTTCCACATCCGGTTGTCGCTGAAGTGCATTCCGAGGAAGGAGTTGCACCCGCCCAGCAGAAGCATCAAGCCGAGCGAACCGAGGGCGGTCGATGTCGAGCGCATGGTTCAGTGGTTCCCGTGAAGAGCCGGCAGGAGATGCCGGACGACTTGAATGCCCGCAGGCAGCATGATGACGCCGATCATGACGGGCAGCATGCAGGTGACCAGCGGGATGGAAATGAGGACTGGAATACGGTGGGCCTTTTCTTCAGCCCGCATCCGCCGCTTTTCGCGCATCTCGTTGGCGTAGACACGCAAGGTAGTGGCGATGCTGGAACCCAGCTTGTCCGACTGGATCAGAAGTGCGGAGAAGGACCGGATCTCGTCGACGTTGACCGAATCTGCCATACGTCGCAGGGCGACTTCGCGGGACGCTCCGGCCCGCAGTTGCAGGGTGGCGGTCGTCAGCATCTGCGATACCAGCGGCCGGGAAATCACCATCTCGCGGCCCACCCGATCGAGCGCCGCCTCCAGGCCCAGACCGGCCTCGACGCAGACCAGCATCAGGTCGAGGCTGTCGGGGAAGCCGTTGATCAATTCCTGACGGCGACGATCCGCCCTCGCGGTGACGACCAGCGAAGGCCCATACATCCCGATCAGCGCTGCGATCGAGCCGAAAAGGTAGAGCTTGAAGAAGGACAGCGAATGTCCGGTCGCCCAAGTGACCACAACGAGCAGAACGGGCAGCGTGAAGATCAGCACCAGGCGGATCAGCGTGAACAGCCGCGGCGCGGCCGGTGACTCGAAACCTGCGGCAATCATCCTGGCTCGAAGGGCGTCGGACTTCGTGTCGGCGAGGTTCAGCCCGGTCCGCTCAATCCTGTCGACCAGACGCCCCAGAGCGCCGGCGTTGCGCTCGCGCAGCGAATAGATCTTGCCACTCGCCTGGCCGTACGAGATCACCTGCAACTCCCTGCGGACCGTCAGCCTCGCATCGCCCTGGCGGATGAGCGCGGTGGCGACCGCCGCGACGAGCAGGAACAGGACCGCCAGAATGGCGAACCGAAGGATGGGGTTGCTCGCTATCAGCTCGATCATGTCACACCTTGAGATCGATCATTCGACGGATCATGAGGACACCGAAAACATAGAGGGACAGCAGGATCGCTACTCCGACCGTGAAGATCGGATCCTGCGCGACATCGAGGTAGAAAGCGGGCCGGGTAGCGAAGAGGCCTACGAAGGCGAGCACCGGCAGCACGCTCAGCATCCAACCGGTCATCCGCCCTTCGGAACTCAATGCCCGTACCTTCATATACATGGCGGCCCGATCGCGGATCACGCGGGAGAGATTGTCCAGAATTTCCGCGAGATTGCCGCCGGTCTCCGACTGAACGGAAACGCTCACGACGAACATGCGGATATCCTCCATGTCCCAGCGTTCCGCCATTCCGGCGAGGGCGTCGTTGATGTCCGCGCCGTACGACACTTCGTCGGCGACCAGGCCAAACTCACTGCCGACCGGGTCTTGCATCTCCTTGGTGATCAGTTCGATCGCGGCGGCCACCGGGTGGCCCGCGCGTAACGATCTCACGAAAATGTCCAGGGTGTTGGGGAATTGCTGCTCCATCCGCTTGCGCCTTTTTTGCGCGAAACGGCTGACGATCATCAGAGGGACGGCGATGCCGATGGCGACCGCCAGGAGGGCGACCAACTCGATCACGCCAAGCGTCAGTTGCACCCCGGCGGACAAGGCGATGAGCAGGAACAGTACCAGCAGCCCCCCGGCTGCCGCGGCGATCCCCACGAAGACCGCGCGCGCCGCGATCGGAATGCCGGACATCATGATCATCCGCAGGGTATTGACGTAGACCCGCTGCCAGAGGGGGGCGCCAGGCGAAAGGACTGGAGGCGTGTTCTTGAGCAATCGCTCTCCGATCGCCTCCCGGCCGACTCCGGCTTTCAGAAGCTTCAGTCGCTTGTTCACCGCGCCGCTTTCCGCGCGGCGATTGGCTATGGCCCCGCCGATCACGCTCGACAGCAGAAAGACCGTCAGGAAGACGACGATCAGGATGACCAAGCGGATGAGCAGCGAAGCCATGGGCTAGTTCTGGCGTACGATGGGCTGGAAGACGTGCGGATCGAGGCTGATGCCGTGCGCCTCCAGGATACGGGTGAATTTGGGGCGCAGGCCGGTGGCTTCGAACTGGCCGAGCACCTGGCCGTTCTCGGCGCGGCCGGTCATGTTGAAGCGGAAGATCTCCTGCATAGTGATCACTTCGCCTTCCATGCCGGTCACCTCGGACAGCGACAGCACCTTGCGCCGGCCATCGCTCAGCCGGCCGATCTGGAGCACGATGTTGATGGCGGACGCGATCTGCGCCCGCGCCGATCGGGCCGAGATGTCGATCCCGCTCATGCCGATCATCTGTTCGATGCGCGACAAGGCATCGCGCGGCGTGTTGGCGTGGACGGTCGTCATCGAGCCGTCGTGGCCGGTGTTCATCGCCTGCAGCATGTCGAACGCCTCGCCCGCGCGGCACTCGCCCAGGATGATCCGGTCCGGCCGCATCCGCAGCGCGTTCTTGACGAGATCGCGTTGCGTGACTTCGCCTCGCCCTTCGATATTGGCGGGCCGTGTCTCCAGCCGCGCGACGTGATCCTGCTGGAGCTGAAGCTCGGCGGAATCCTCGATCGTCACGATCCTCTCGCGCTCGTCGATATAGGAGGAGAGGGCGTTCAGCATCGTCGTCTTGCCCGAGCCGG encodes the following:
- a CDS encoding TlyA family RNA methyltransferase gives rise to the protein MSKGIRADQLLADRGLAESRTRAQALILAGLVYTGDRKVEKAGQPLAPEAPLEVKGKDHPWVSRGGLKLDHALTHFGWEVTGATAIDVGSSTGGFTDVLLTRGAAKVYAVDVGHGQLAWKLREDDRVVVLERTNARHLTAEQIPEPVDIVVCDASFIALSKVLPAALDLAKPGARLAALIKPQFEAGKGEVGKGGVVRDSAVHQRVCDDVVAWLGTIGWDVIGVTTSPITGPEGNIEFLVTAMRQMSNNAG
- a CDS encoding TspO/MBR family protein, translated to MSELASPGQLRMSFLRVAMVTVPLILFLGILSGVAAGSGYGNPWFAALAKPAAMPPGWVFPVVWTLLYILIGFALAMILWARGASGRGIAIGLFAAQFVLNLAWSPTFFAAHRMGAAFAIILLMIVLTIATTLAFARIRSRAALLMLPYLLWLCFAAWLNHSIEVLNPNAETLAPGAGSTQVQL
- a CDS encoding accessory factor UbiK family protein — encoded protein: MQSENRFFDDFAKMMNGLAGTVAGAGREAEAQMREKAKGFFGGMDFVSREEFDAVKAMAAAARDETDVLKARLDALEAKLSTTKAGKA
- a CDS encoding type III secretion system chaperone family protein; protein product: MNLDDLEDERSEPSAPIDMLESYFQAHGWSCERMGDDEIVATVQGSWTQYELRGVWRPEDRVLQFLCLPDIRVPADKRGAIYETIGLINEQLWLGHFELWAASGLALYRNATLIEGEEGSVLSLDQAETLIETAIDECERFYPVFQFVLWGNKAPADAIASALIETRGEA
- the proC gene encoding pyrroline-5-carboxylate reductase; protein product: MIAGDGPIWLVGAGNMGGAMLRGWLASGIDPARINVIRPSGTPIEGVTVLKAPPPDGEAPAVLVLAMKPQKLDEAVPALAPTTGEGTLIVSVLAGTEAPSLAKRFPNHRAIVRVMPNTPSAIGKGVMLLHAAAGADASAKAEAEALVRTLGITEWIDDEGLFGRASVLSGCGPAFLFRFVDALAKAGEAQGLSADQAARLALATVAGAAELAAGANETPARLADRVASPGGTTRAGLDVIDRDAALDRLMADVLAASARRSEEMAAAAR
- a CDS encoding MarR family winged helix-turn-helix transcriptional regulator, producing MAPPQSPASPLFLREAEIRRGIELIHFGHGRLFEAVDRRLEAEGLGRAHHRALYFVARQPDLTVSRLLELLGITKQSLGRVINELTARDLIETRVGRDDRRQRLLRLTPAGKALESELFEMLRARMSAAYVDAGPAAVAGFWLVLEGLVPQAERPMLHKLRGDT
- a CDS encoding M23 family metallopeptidase, producing MKPLFKGDFAILAAGALAATAVPSPIRANGVLIITMHPTTAHARQQTIPRASAMVPAVITTGPAASIVGNPISFSRTIVSDAPISASRSDIRRLGTIRSGLPLSGILTSGFGMRDHPILGIRREHDGIDLAAPWGTPISATLDGTVTRAAWNGGYGLMVAMDDGQGTEIRFGHMSRLNVAVGQHIQKGQVIGYVGSSGLSTGPHVHYEMRVDGRPVNPMRSQHM
- a CDS encoding TadE/TadG family type IV pilus assembly protein, whose protein sequence is MKRPAPQAISWLWSAIRDDAASTAAEFALVLPIFLLTIFSSLYLCMMLGALINLHAVTEQAARCLAVNAAGACTTANVDTYAKARFTGPGITGLAFTASAPACGKQVSASGTFSMFTGLKAVSVTLSTSACYPVI
- a CDS encoding pilus assembly protein TadG-related protein, yielding MMRSAWGALKAAFRRMRHDGAAISPIMAIMLLPLSGAIAIAVEQGQWYYFLRSMQNAADAAAISAAINNTTGGYKAEAAATAAKFGYVNGTNHASVQTAVVTCPAGAPTGSTCYQASLSTVVPISLSALVGFKGNATYGSGYGQTIPVAAIAATSSAVGHSYCVWSLSTATTSFRSNGGPKPDLNGCSIMSNGDSTCTGHNLGATYGDAHGTNSGCGVTQTSGVPIPADPYSGLASKIPPNTCSSYPQETKSGGKWTVASSNQLSGSYAWTGNKQLCGDQQLTGNVTLTGSSTTIVIENGMLDTNGYTISTASGATATIIFSGTGGSYSHYPADNGGAGTLSIQAPTSGTWSGIAMYQDPSLTSGVDFTYAGNAPTWNLTGVVYLPKANLTFSGAVNKNANGSSCFALIAYTILVNGTANIFANNTGCSAAGATLPTSTSTTTTRLVA
- a CDS encoding A24 family peptidase, which codes for MTLTLTPLFEAILILAGLTASGTDIWWRRIPNSLCAATFAFGLAYAWHLGGLSELGSHLLHALIALVIGMGLFALGGIGGGDAKFYAAVAAWFGLKLGMLLFATVSLSGLVLLVIWFTARRLAGKPFRQNGKSAGLPYGVAIAAGGLIVLLWQ
- a CDS encoding tetratricopeptide repeat protein, coding for MLLLGGCNSFLGMHFSDNRMWKHIQVRPLGPQVATTDQKTQAGRAALDAGDLATAIASFRDAMNAGEPLPPALNGLGVAYARLDRLDLAQAYFQQAAAQAPDDPRYRDNLAMLMQAQSFVEAQRARAKAMADRMVAAQKATAVQADGSRLQRISRTEVHIVTAPMQAAPRYRPTDVALNSDTSMIRIVAIVAGTTSPAGHDGTSAAQAPAPHPASNHSGGGQ
- a CDS encoding type II secretion system F family protein; this encodes MIELIASNPILRFAILAVLFLLVAAVATALIRQGDARLTVRRELQVISYGQASGKIYSLRERNAGALGRLVDRIERTGLNLADTKSDALRARMIAAGFESPAAPRLFTLIRLVLIFTLPVLLVVVTWATGHSLSFFKLYLFGSIAALIGMYGPSLVVTARADRRRQELINGFPDSLDLMLVCVEAGLGLEAALDRVGREMVISRPLVSQMLTTATLQLRAGASREVALRRMADSVNVDEIRSFSALLIQSDKLGSSIATTLRVYANEMREKRRMRAEEKAHRIPVLISIPLVTCMLPVMIGVIMLPAGIQVVRHLLPALHGNH
- a CDS encoding type II secretion system F family protein — protein: MASLLIRLVILIVVFLTVFLLSSVIGGAIANRRAESGAVNKRLKLLKAGVGREAIGERLLKNTPPVLSPGAPLWQRVYVNTLRMIMMSGIPIAARAVFVGIAAAAGGLLVLFLLIALSAGVQLTLGVIELVALLAVAIGIAVPLMIVSRFAQKRRKRMEQQFPNTLDIFVRSLRAGHPVAAAIELITKEMQDPVGSEFGLVADEVSYGADINDALAGMAERWDMEDIRMFVVSVSVQSETGGNLAEILDNLSRVIRDRAAMYMKVRALSSEGRMTGWMLSVLPVLAFVGLFATRPAFYLDVAQDPIFTVGVAILLSLYVFGVLMIRRMIDLKV